ATGAAGAAGCCGGATATGCTGAGTTTAAAGCCGGAGAGATGAGACTTGCCGTATCAAAGCGGCAAGAAATGGCACAAATGATTCACAATGCAGAAAAGCCTGCTCATGCAGAATGTCAAGACACTGTAGTATTAGTTTTTACAGTGCATAATCTAGAGGAGGAATATCAACGGCTCACACACAAAGGGGTGCAATTTAGTGTAACGCCGATGAATAATCCCTACTACGGAATGAAAACAGCTTATCTTCGAGATCCAGATGGAACCTTAATTGGTTTATACGAGTATCTTGTGTGATATATAAAAAAGCAACTATCTAAAAATGGAGGTCACCAAAGCGCTATGGCTAAACCTGTCATCATAACGGTAGACGATGATCCAGAAGTTTTGCAAGCCGTGGCGCGGGACCTACGGCAGGAATATGGCGATCGCTTCCGAATTATCCGCGCTGACTCTGGTGCCAGTGCCTTGGAAGCCTTGGAACAACTCAAACTTCGCAATCAGCCAGTGTCGCTGTTCCTTGTCGATCAACGGATGCCCCAGATGTCCGGCGTGGAGTTTTTGGAACAAGCCATGTCAATGTTCCCCGATGCAAAACGTGCCTTACTCACCGCCTACGCAGATACTGATGCCGCAATCCGTGCCATCAACAACACAAAAATAGATTACTACTTAATGAAGCCGTGGGATCCACCAGAAGAACGCTTGTATCCAGTGCTGGACGATTTACTTGATGACTGGCAAGCAGGCTTCCACCCACCGTTTGAAGGGATTCGCGTCATCGGTAACCGTTGGTCTCCCTATTCTCATCAAGTTAAAGATTTCCTCGCACGAAATCAAGTGCCTTACCAGTGGTTAGATATCGAATTATCTGAAGAGGCACAAAAACTAGTAGAGTACTCTGAGTGTGATAAATTACACTTACCTATCGTGCTGTTTGGGGATGGTTCCCATGTCATGCAGCCAACCAACCTGCAAGTTGCAGAGAAAATTGGACTACGAACCCAAGCAGAAAAACCGTTTTATGACTTGATTATCGTTGGTGGCGGTCCTGCTGGTTTAGCAGCTGCGGTCTATGCCGCATCAGAAGGACTACGCACGGTGATGATTGAACGTGAAGCCCCAGGAGGACAAGCCGGAACAAGCTCACGTATTGAAAATTACCTTGGCTTTCCTACAGGTTTGAGTGGAGGTGATTTGGCACGGCGTGGTGTCACCCAAGCAAAACGGTTTGGAGTCGAAATTCTCACACCACAAGAAGTTAAGGGTATCCGCGTAGAAAATCAGTATCGATTTGTGCAACTAGAAGACGGTAGTGAAATCAGTTGCCACGCCCTGATGTTAGCGCTAGGCGTGTCGTGGCGGCGGCTGGATATCCCTGGGCTTGATCGTTTGACAGGTGCAGGGGTGTATTACGGTGCTGCACAGGCCGAAGCAATGAGTTGCCAAGATGAAGACGTTTACATTGTGGGTGGCGCAAACTCAGCCGGACAAGCAGCAATGTACTTTTCTCGCTACGCCAAGCATGTGACGATGTTAATACGTGGCGACTCCTTAACTAAGAGTATGTCCCAGTATCTGATTGACCAAATTGCACAAACACTTAATATTACAGTCAAGACACATACTAGTGTCAGAGAAGCAAAAGGAGAAACAAGTTTAGAATCCATTACTATTCACAATTCTTTAACAGGTGAAACGCAAACCGTTCCTGCAACATCACTGTTTATTTTTATTGGTGCAGTTCCCCGTACGGAATGGTTAGATGG
This portion of the Brasilonema sennae CENA114 genome encodes:
- a CDS encoding VOC family protein — its product is MKVSKSYTRLLVKDWKACFLFYKDVIEFDIAVKDEEAGYAEFKAGEMRLAVSKRQEMAQMIHNAEKPAHAECQDTVVLVFTVHNLEEEYQRLTHKGVQFSVTPMNNPYYGMKTAYLRDPDGTLIGLYEYLV
- a CDS encoding response regulator; protein product: MAKPVIITVDDDPEVLQAVARDLRQEYGDRFRIIRADSGASALEALEQLKLRNQPVSLFLVDQRMPQMSGVEFLEQAMSMFPDAKRALLTAYADTDAAIRAINNTKIDYYLMKPWDPPEERLYPVLDDLLDDWQAGFHPPFEGIRVIGNRWSPYSHQVKDFLARNQVPYQWLDIELSEEAQKLVEYSECDKLHLPIVLFGDGSHVMQPTNLQVAEKIGLRTQAEKPFYDLIIVGGGPAGLAAAVYAASEGLRTVMIEREAPGGQAGTSSRIENYLGFPTGLSGGDLARRGVTQAKRFGVEILTPQEVKGIRVENQYRFVQLEDGSEISCHALMLALGVSWRRLDIPGLDRLTGAGVYYGAAQAEAMSCQDEDVYIVGGANSAGQAAMYFSRYAKHVTMLIRGDSLTKSMSQYLIDQIAQTLNITVKTHTSVREAKGETSLESITIHNSLTGETQTVPATSLFIFIGAVPRTEWLDGVIERDQHGYIITGPDLQKDGQRIKGWTLERDPFLLETNIPGVFAVGDVRHGSVKRVASGVGEGSICVQFVHRYLSNVL